A region from the Halomarina litorea genome encodes:
- a CDS encoding S9 family peptidase, whose translation MSEQYPLEALASLPSFYHPTVSPDGQRVAFYYDGSGRNELYVQDLASGERTRVSDGTVPRDARHGIAWDADGAGVLFHSNEGGDEQTDVHRMDLDGTTEALVESDGQNTLQGVTDDGRWLYFTSTDGGRYDLHRLDRASGEREQVTAYDQPVWAAEVAPDGERIAYVTNESADRENRDVYLASVESRSTDDRPLAGRDGSDARRLDIGEAGAEASVADWSADGARLLVGDNSPDTDRVGVYDLDADTVEWFGTEEYEERPVAFAGDGFLGIRFRESAVVPVVFDTDGASEGRELDAPTGVAAFPGDEPVVGDGTVLLSQSTPATRAELLRYDLSTDEYEPLVEAEYGAIDPGAFVDCEFVTYESTDGLDVEALHYDARGGPAYDSDDPPESVPAVVMVHGGPHGAALRSFDPYAQFLVSRGYTVFQPNYRGSIGRGREFKNRIHGDWGGMEQVDIREGARWLAGRDGVDADRIAVFGGSYGGYSAYCQLTMHPEPWATGVANVGITDLPLLYEESMPHFKATLEEQMGDPEENADLWRERSPVTHVGDMTAPIFVIHGVNDPRCPVSQARRFREALEDRGWVAGEDFAYEELGEQGHGSSDIDQKTRSYRLLAEYLAERLPVPTGGE comes from the coding sequence ATGTCGGAGCAGTACCCGCTCGAAGCCCTCGCCAGCCTCCCGTCGTTCTATCATCCCACCGTCTCGCCGGACGGGCAGCGAGTCGCGTTCTACTACGACGGCTCCGGGCGAAACGAACTGTACGTCCAGGACCTCGCGTCGGGCGAACGCACGCGGGTCAGCGACGGGACCGTCCCCCGCGACGCCCGCCACGGCATCGCGTGGGACGCCGACGGGGCGGGCGTCCTCTTCCACAGCAACGAGGGCGGCGACGAACAGACCGACGTCCACCGGATGGACCTCGACGGCACCACCGAGGCACTGGTCGAGAGCGACGGACAGAACACGCTACAGGGCGTGACCGACGACGGCCGCTGGCTCTACTTCACCAGCACGGACGGCGGGCGCTACGACCTGCACCGACTGGACCGCGCGTCGGGCGAGCGCGAGCAGGTGACGGCGTACGACCAGCCGGTGTGGGCGGCCGAAGTCGCCCCGGACGGCGAGCGAATCGCCTACGTGACCAACGAGTCCGCAGACCGGGAGAACCGCGACGTGTATCTCGCGAGCGTCGAGTCGCGCTCGACGGACGACCGGCCGCTGGCCGGTCGAGACGGCTCCGACGCCCGCCGCCTCGACATCGGCGAGGCGGGCGCGGAGGCCTCCGTCGCCGACTGGTCGGCGGATGGCGCTCGACTGCTTGTCGGGGACAACTCCCCCGACACCGACCGCGTGGGCGTCTACGACCTCGACGCGGACACCGTCGAGTGGTTCGGGACCGAGGAGTACGAGGAGCGACCCGTCGCGTTCGCGGGCGACGGGTTCCTCGGTATCAGGTTCCGCGAGTCCGCCGTCGTGCCTGTCGTGTTCGACACTGACGGGGCGAGCGAGGGTCGGGAACTCGACGCGCCCACGGGCGTCGCCGCCTTCCCCGGAGACGAACCCGTCGTCGGCGACGGCACCGTCCTCCTGAGTCAGTCCACCCCGGCGACGCGGGCCGAACTCCTCCGCTACGACCTCTCGACCGACGAGTACGAGCCGCTCGTCGAGGCGGAGTATGGCGCCATCGACCCCGGGGCCTTCGTCGACTGCGAGTTCGTCACCTACGAGTCGACGGACGGCCTCGACGTCGAGGCGCTCCACTACGACGCCCGCGGGGGGCCGGCGTACGACTCCGACGACCCACCGGAGTCCGTCCCCGCCGTCGTGATGGTCCACGGCGGGCCACACGGCGCCGCCCTGCGCTCGTTCGACCCCTACGCGCAGTTCCTCGTCTCGCGGGGCTACACCGTCTTCCAGCCCAACTACCGGGGCTCAATCGGCCGCGGGCGCGAGTTCAAGAACCGCATCCACGGCGACTGGGGCGGGATGGAACAGGTCGACATCCGCGAGGGGGCGCGCTGGCTCGCGGGACGGGACGGTGTCGACGCCGACCGAATCGCCGTCTTCGGCGGCTCCTACGGCGGCTACTCGGCGTACTGTCAGCTCACGATGCACCCCGAGCCGTGGGCGACGGGCGTCGCCAACGTCGGCATCACCGACCTCCCCCTCCTCTACGAGGAGTCGATGCCGCACTTCAAGGCCACCCTCGAAGAGCAGATGGGCGACCCCGAGGAGAACGCGGACCTCTGGCGCGAGCGCTCGCCCGTCACCCACGTCGGAGACATGACCGCGCCCATCTTCGTCATCCACGGCGTCAACGACCCGCGCTGTCCCGTCTCGCAGGCCCGGCGCTTCCGCGAGGCCCTCGAAGACCGGGGCTGGGTCGCGGGCGAGGACTTCGCCTACGAGGAACTGGGCGAACAGGGCCACGGCTCCTCGGACATCGACCAGAAGACCCGCTCGTACCGCCTGCTCGCGGAGTACCTCGCCGAGCGACTGCCCGTCCCGACGGGCGGGGAGTGA
- a CDS encoding FAD synthase: protein MNGDESAADGPDVEAVDPETRRVVAQGTFDLLHPGHLHYLREAAQLGELHVIVARRENVTHKPKPVLADRQRRDMVAALDCVHDAHLGHLEDIFVPIEAIRPDVILLGHDQHHDEAAIEGALAERGIDCEVRRASGREPNFEGELYSTGAIIDRICEERCPPGE, encoded by the coding sequence ATGAACGGGGACGAGTCCGCCGCGGACGGTCCGGACGTCGAGGCGGTGGACCCGGAGACGCGGCGCGTCGTCGCGCAGGGCACCTTCGACCTGTTGCATCCGGGCCACCTCCACTACCTCCGCGAGGCCGCCCAGTTGGGCGAACTCCACGTCATCGTCGCCCGGCGGGAGAACGTCACCCACAAGCCCAAACCCGTCCTCGCGGACCGCCAGCGCCGTGACATGGTGGCCGCCCTCGACTGCGTCCACGACGCCCACCTCGGCCACCTGGAGGACATCTTCGTCCCCATCGAGGCCATCCGCCCCGACGTCATCCTCCTCGGCCACGACCAGCACCACGACGAGGCGGCCATCGAGGGCGCCCTCGCCGAACGCGGCATCGACTGCGAGGTGCGCCGGGCCTCGGGTCGGGAGCCGAACTTCGAGGGCGAACTGTACTCGACGGGCGCCATCATCGACCGCATCTGCGAGGAGCGCTGCCCGCCCGGGGAGTGA
- a CDS encoding Mov34/MPN/PAD-1 family protein, whose product MRLFRSGEVLGIAEATLEFVIEASARTHPNEYMGLLRGEDARSLGLDEEGTVITDVLVIPGTESNPVSATVKTSMVPNDLRAAGSVHSHPNGVLRPSDADLATFGSGKVHIIVGAPYGRDDWRAFDREGEPRDLDVLSVGLEDPQERFFDFTQEDIDEELESESPHDRGWEREGP is encoded by the coding sequence ATGCGGCTGTTCCGTTCCGGCGAGGTCCTCGGCATCGCCGAGGCGACCCTCGAGTTCGTCATCGAGGCCTCCGCCCGGACCCACCCCAACGAGTACATGGGCCTCCTGCGCGGCGAGGACGCCCGCTCGCTGGGCCTCGACGAGGAGGGGACGGTCATCACCGACGTGCTGGTTATCCCCGGCACCGAATCGAACCCTGTCAGCGCCACGGTCAAGACGAGCATGGTCCCCAACGACCTCCGTGCGGCCGGGTCGGTCCACTCCCATCCCAACGGCGTCCTGCGCCCGAGCGACGCCGACCTCGCCACCTTCGGCTCCGGGAAGGTCCACATCATCGTCGGCGCGCCCTACGGCCGCGACGACTGGCGGGCGTTCGACCGCGAGGGGGAGCCCCGTGACCTCGACGTGCTCTCGGTCGGCCTCGAGGACCCACAGGAGCGCTTCTTCGACTTCACCCAGGAAGACATCGACGAGGAACTCGAATCCGAGTCCCCCCACGACCGCGGGTGGGAACGGGAGGGCCCATGA
- a CDS encoding DHH family phosphoesterase — MSPSHAGSSGTVSTTTVYDLAPDCTTESVDVGEHYHAAVNGVVPYGVFVDVSDHVSGLVHESVLQGEYGVGDSLIVRLDEVRENGDLSFSEATLEDYQTEAISDESDVTVDALADHQGGTVRLTGEIVQIRQTGGPTIFQVRDETGIAPSAAFEEAGVRTYPEFDVGDLVTLVGEAEKHDGSVQVEVESMSPVDDPGAVRERLDAALDEAAEPHDVAPLVEWEAFEPVFEDLRTVAKALRRAVLDGRPIRMRHHADGDGMCASVPLQHALERYIESVHADVGAPRHHLRRLPSKAPFYEMEDVTRDLNYALEDEERHGQKLPLLLMLDNGSTEEDTPAYRTLAEYDIPIVVVDHHHPDPEAVEPLVAEHVNPYLHGEDYRITTGMMCVELARMIDPDITDEVRHVPAVAGLCDRSRAEVMDDYLALAAEEGYDEDALDDVGEALDYLAFRLRYNDGTDLVNDVLNVACDDRERHEELVEFLATRAERDRDRQLDVTLPHLEAETLDNGANLYRIDVENHAHRFTYPAPGKTTGAVHDHKVREHDGDPVITIGYGPDFAVLRSDGVRLDIPEMVTELTDEHPGAGVSGGGHLVVGSIKFVPGKREAVLDALVEKMSEAEIDEDLRSTLLRDD; from the coding sequence ATGTCTCCATCGCATGCCGGAAGTTCCGGCACGGTCTCTACTACCACGGTCTACGACCTCGCTCCCGACTGCACAACAGAGTCGGTCGACGTCGGTGAACACTACCACGCCGCGGTCAACGGCGTCGTCCCCTACGGCGTCTTCGTGGACGTCTCGGACCACGTCTCCGGACTCGTCCACGAGTCGGTCCTGCAGGGCGAGTACGGCGTGGGCGACTCGCTCATCGTCCGCCTCGACGAGGTGCGCGAGAACGGCGACCTCAGCTTCAGCGAGGCCACCCTCGAGGACTACCAGACCGAGGCGATATCCGACGAGAGCGACGTCACCGTCGACGCCCTCGCCGACCATCAGGGCGGGACCGTGCGGCTGACGGGTGAAATCGTCCAGATCCGACAGACGGGCGGCCCGACCATCTTCCAGGTCCGCGACGAGACGGGCATCGCCCCCAGCGCGGCCTTCGAGGAGGCAGGCGTCCGCACGTACCCCGAGTTCGACGTCGGCGACCTCGTCACCCTCGTCGGCGAGGCGGAGAAACACGACGGTTCGGTGCAGGTCGAAGTCGAGTCGATGTCCCCCGTCGACGACCCCGGGGCCGTCCGCGAACGCCTCGACGCCGCCCTCGACGAGGCCGCCGAACCGCACGACGTCGCCCCCCTCGTCGAGTGGGAGGCCTTCGAGCCGGTCTTCGAGGACCTCCGGACCGTGGCGAAGGCCCTCCGCCGGGCCGTCCTCGACGGCAGACCAATCCGGATGCGCCACCACGCGGACGGCGACGGAATGTGCGCCAGCGTCCCCCTCCAGCACGCGCTGGAACGCTACATCGAGAGCGTCCACGCGGACGTCGGCGCCCCGCGCCACCACCTCCGTCGCCTCCCGTCGAAGGCCCCCTTCTACGAGATGGAGGACGTCACGCGCGACCTGAACTACGCGCTGGAAGACGAGGAGCGCCACGGCCAGAAACTCCCCCTCCTCCTGATGCTCGACAACGGGTCGACCGAGGAGGACACGCCCGCCTACCGCACCCTCGCGGAGTACGACATCCCCATCGTCGTTGTCGACCACCACCACCCCGACCCCGAGGCGGTCGAACCCCTCGTGGCCGAACACGTCAACCCGTACCTCCACGGCGAGGACTACCGCATCACCACGGGGATGATGTGCGTCGAACTCGCGCGGATGATCGACCCCGACATCACCGACGAGGTACGCCACGTCCCCGCCGTCGCGGGCCTCTGTGACCGCTCGCGCGCCGAGGTCATGGACGACTACCTCGCGCTGGCCGCCGAGGAGGGCTACGACGAGGACGCCCTCGACGACGTCGGCGAGGCCCTCGACTACCTCGCCTTCCGCCTGCGCTACAACGACGGCACCGACCTCGTCAACGACGTGCTGAACGTCGCCTGCGACGACAGGGAGCGCCACGAGGAACTCGTCGAGTTCCTCGCCACGCGTGCCGAACGCGACCGGGACCGCCAACTCGACGTCACCCTCCCGCACCTGGAAGCGGAGACGCTCGACAACGGGGCGAACCTCTATCGAATCGACGTGGAGAACCACGCCCACCGCTTTACCTACCCCGCACCGGGGAAGACGACCGGCGCGGTCCACGACCACAAGGTCCGCGAGCACGACGGCGACCCCGTCATCACCATCGGCTACGGCCCGGACTTCGCCGTCCTCCGCTCGGACGGCGTCCGACTGGACATCCCCGAGATGGTGACGGAACTGACCGACGAGCATCCCGGCGCGGGCGTCAGCGGCGGCGGCCACCTCGTCGTCGGGTCCATCAAGTTCGTCCCCGGCAAGCGCGAGGCGGTCCTCGACGCCCTCGTCGAGAAGATGAGCGAGGCCGAAATCGACGAGGACCTGCGCTCGACACTCCTGCGCGACGACTGA
- a CDS encoding phospholipase D-like domain-containing protein, which produces MSHRVLTVALLTLLLCGPVAGGATALDASAAGVPADGSALSTPAPTLVGLYPNPHATDDRGEFVVLDVRGGAELGDYRLCDGERCVSLPNRTAETGRVVLSAAPDRVGNLTDTPVTSLPTPLDLANGGETVRLRRGDTTVSTARYEDAPEGEVYARTTAPGAHPRWTWRPIGSTDRPVVESGPASVEAFVLPDAPGVPLRTVESAEERLLLAGYTFSSERVADALVAAHDRGVAVRVLVEGSPVGGTTTRQAAVLDRLVAAGVEVRAVGGPWARYRFHHAKYAVADNRALVLTENWKPSGVGGRSSRGWGAVVDDPTVAEGLADTFRVDWRWRDAVRWAKFRRGRSFVRERAANGTFQTRHPPERVRAESVRLLVAPDNAESGVVGLVDGANRSLDVLQVSLGGPDGPFTRALVRAARRGVETRILLSGAWYVREDNRALADRLNALADREDLPLTVRLAVPGERFGKVHAKGLVVDDRHAVVGSLNFNAHSARENREVVLVLTGEAVAGYYGDVFAADWKGNDAGPPGGVPVGLVGALGVAGLGAMALARGIEFEGGT; this is translated from the coding sequence GTGTCCCACAGGGTCCTCACCGTCGCACTCCTGACGCTGTTGCTCTGTGGCCCCGTCGCGGGCGGGGCCACGGCGCTCGACGCTTCGGCCGCCGGGGTGCCCGCCGACGGGTCGGCCCTATCCACCCCGGCACCGACCCTCGTCGGCCTGTACCCCAACCCACACGCGACCGATGACCGCGGCGAGTTCGTCGTCCTCGACGTTCGTGGAGGTGCGGAACTGGGCGACTACCGCCTCTGCGACGGCGAGCGGTGCGTCTCCCTCCCGAACCGAACTGCCGAGACGGGGAGGGTCGTCCTGTCGGCCGCTCCCGACCGGGTCGGGAATCTGACCGACACTCCCGTCACCAGCCTCCCGACCCCACTCGACCTCGCCAACGGGGGCGAGACGGTCCGACTGCGCCGAGGCGACACCACCGTCTCGACCGCCCGCTACGAGGACGCCCCCGAAGGGGAGGTGTACGCGCGGACGACCGCTCCCGGAGCGCATCCCCGGTGGACGTGGCGACCCATCGGTTCGACTGACCGCCCCGTCGTGGAGAGCGGGCCGGCGAGCGTCGAGGCGTTCGTCCTCCCCGACGCGCCCGGGGTACCCCTCCGGACCGTCGAGTCCGCGGAGGAGCGACTCCTCCTCGCCGGCTATACCTTCTCTTCGGAGCGAGTCGCGGACGCCCTCGTCGCCGCCCACGACCGGGGGGTCGCCGTCCGGGTGCTGGTGGAGGGGAGTCCCGTCGGCGGGACGACGACCCGGCAGGCGGCCGTCCTCGACCGACTCGTCGCGGCCGGTGTCGAGGTCCGCGCGGTCGGCGGGCCGTGGGCGCGCTACCGCTTCCACCACGCGAAGTACGCCGTCGCCGACAACCGGGCGCTCGTGCTGACGGAGAACTGGAAACCGTCGGGCGTCGGCGGGCGGTCCAGTCGCGGGTGGGGCGCGGTGGTGGACGACCCGACCGTCGCCGAGGGACTGGCGGACACCTTCCGCGTCGACTGGAGGTGGCGCGACGCCGTTCGCTGGGCCAAGTTCCGTCGCGGCCGGTCGTTCGTCCGCGAGCGGGCGGCGAACGGGACGTTCCAGACGCGCCACCCGCCCGAACGGGTCCGGGCGGAGTCCGTCCGCCTGCTGGTCGCCCCGGACAACGCCGAGTCGGGCGTGGTCGGCCTCGTCGACGGCGCGAACCGGTCGCTGGACGTGCTACAGGTGTCCCTCGGCGGGCCGGACGGCCCGTTCACCCGGGCGCTGGTTCGTGCCGCCCGCCGCGGCGTCGAGACCCGAATCCTGCTCTCGGGGGCGTGGTACGTCCGCGAGGACAACCGGGCGCTGGCCGACCGTCTGAACGCACTGGCCGACCGGGAGGACCTCCCGCTGACGGTCCGACTCGCCGTGCCCGGCGAGCGCTTCGGGAAGGTCCACGCGAAGGGCCTCGTCGTCGACGACCGTCACGCCGTCGTCGGGAGTCTGAACTTCAACGCCCACAGCGCCCGCGAGAACCGCGAGGTGGTCCTCGTACTGACCGGCGAGGCTGTGGCGGGGTACTACGGTGACGTGTTCGCGGCCGACTGGAAGGGTAACGATGCGGGGCCACCCGGGGGCGTCCCGGTCGGACTGGTCGGTGCCCTCGGCGTCGCCGGCCTCGGGGCGATGGCACTGGCCAGGGGCATCGAGTTCGAGGGCGGAACGTGA
- a CDS encoding HEAT repeat domain-containing protein, whose protein sequence is MSDGDDEPEETPEESADEAESTEPAASPEELDSQLDEVEAELEDAETEDDLDEVESQVESIERRVETLPEAEEDDEEDPRGDLEDRIEEVRATIEDRRGPYAEDVAELVTEAAGTVRDTRWTDTGEVEVRAAVEDFLETADETVDQDVGFDGTAPEDLEDHAAALEDAAGAIESAGYDADEDAETIATLLEAAETLQSDLDDAQEWSDLTVVEQLDYQGFYDQLTGKTRKDFPPELSVVRIAESERNAERILLALDNLTSDFMQENCIAALRRLGAPEAFDEMNARAQKRNKEPIKVLGKIGDPRALETLLPYIDGDSDPALQRVTLQTIGEIGDDEATQAVADRLVAEEPEVRTNAARALGLIGDTRAVDPLANLLADDEDDSVRTSAAWALNQIGTEKALETAAEYDDDRSFIVQNEARKARDALGSDEPEPEATA, encoded by the coding sequence ATGAGCGACGGGGATGACGAACCCGAGGAGACGCCCGAGGAGTCGGCCGACGAGGCCGAGTCCACGGAACCGGCGGCCTCGCCAGAGGAACTCGACTCGCAACTCGACGAGGTCGAGGCCGAACTGGAGGACGCCGAGACCGAGGACGACCTGGACGAGGTGGAGTCGCAGGTCGAGTCCATCGAACGCCGCGTCGAGACCCTCCCCGAGGCCGAGGAGGACGACGAGGAGGACCCGCGCGGCGACCTCGAGGACCGCATCGAGGAGGTCCGCGCGACCATCGAGGACCGGCGCGGCCCGTACGCCGAGGACGTCGCCGAACTGGTGACGGAGGCCGCCGGAACCGTCCGTGACACGCGCTGGACCGACACCGGCGAGGTCGAGGTCCGCGCCGCCGTCGAGGACTTCCTCGAGACGGCCGACGAGACGGTCGACCAGGACGTGGGCTTCGACGGCACCGCGCCCGAGGACCTGGAGGACCACGCCGCCGCCCTCGAGGACGCCGCAGGAGCCATCGAGAGCGCGGGCTACGACGCCGACGAGGACGCCGAGACCATCGCGACGCTCCTCGAAGCCGCCGAGACCCTCCAGTCGGACCTCGACGACGCCCAGGAGTGGTCCGACCTCACCGTCGTCGAACAACTCGACTACCAGGGGTTCTACGACCAGTTGACCGGCAAGACCCGGAAGGACTTCCCGCCGGAACTGAGCGTCGTCCGCATCGCGGAGTCCGAGCGCAACGCCGAGCGCATCCTGCTGGCCCTCGACAACCTGACCTCCGACTTCATGCAGGAGAACTGCATCGCCGCGCTCCGACGACTGGGCGCGCCCGAGGCGTTCGACGAGATGAACGCCCGCGCCCAGAAGCGCAACAAGGAGCCCATCAAGGTCCTCGGGAAGATCGGCGACCCGCGCGCGCTGGAGACGCTCCTGCCGTACATCGACGGCGACTCCGACCCCGCGCTCCAGCGGGTGACCCTCCAGACCATCGGCGAGATCGGCGACGACGAGGCCACGCAGGCCGTCGCCGACCGCCTCGTCGCCGAGGAACCCGAGGTGCGGACGAACGCGGCCCGCGCGCTCGGTCTCATCGGCGACACGCGCGCCGTCGACCCCCTCGCGAACCTGCTCGCGGACGACGAGGACGACTCCGTCCGCACCAGCGCCGCGTGGGCGCTCAACCAGATCGGGACCGAGAAGGCCCTGGAGACCGCCGCCGAGTACGACGACGACCGCTCGTTTATCGTCCAGAACGAGGCGCGGAAGGCCCGTGACGCCCTCGGCTCCGACGAACCCGAGCCCGAGGCGACGGCCTGA
- a CDS encoding protein sorting system archaetidylserine synthase (This PssA-like phosphatidyltransferase, along with a PssD-like decarboxylase, is required in Haloarchaea for the archaeosortase ArtA to replace the PGF-CTERM sorting signal with a C-terminal lipid anchor.): MMPRFVGRLGPADAVTVANAALGFAAAAAVLVDPGLAARLVLLAAVADGLDGVLARETGGTEIGPYLDALADVASFCVAPALFVFAVAADAWGAAPPAVVAAVAVPALFVAMGVVRLGMYTIHDPAGPVTVGVPTTLAATVLAALYLAGVTNPTVLLGLTGVFAYLMVTSVEYPDLYARDALVMGAVQVLAVAVPGVLGRAFPRILLAGALGYLVLGPRFYWRDVPTRSESGPADRSRAETHGPGEGT; encoded by the coding sequence ATGATGCCCCGGTTCGTCGGGCGACTCGGTCCCGCCGACGCGGTGACCGTGGCGAACGCCGCACTCGGCTTCGCCGCCGCCGCGGCCGTCCTCGTCGACCCGGGACTCGCGGCGCGACTCGTCTTGCTCGCCGCCGTCGCCGACGGTCTGGACGGAGTTCTCGCCCGCGAGACGGGGGGCACCGAAATCGGTCCGTATCTCGACGCACTGGCGGACGTGGCCTCCTTCTGCGTCGCGCCCGCGCTGTTCGTCTTCGCCGTCGCCGCGGACGCGTGGGGGGCCGCCCCGCCCGCCGTCGTCGCCGCCGTCGCGGTACCCGCGCTGTTCGTCGCGATGGGCGTCGTCCGCCTCGGGATGTACACCATCCACGACCCGGCGGGACCCGTCACGGTCGGAGTCCCCACGACGCTCGCCGCGACGGTCCTCGCCGCGCTCTACCTCGCGGGCGTGACGAACCCGACCGTCCTGCTCGGTCTGACGGGCGTGTTCGCCTACCTGATGGTGACGAGCGTCGAGTACCCCGACCTCTACGCCCGCGACGCCCTCGTGATGGGTGCGGTGCAGGTCCTCGCCGTCGCCGTCCCGGGCGTCCTCGGGCGTGCGTTCCCCCGAATCCTCCTCGCGGGCGCACTCGGCTACCTCGTCCTCGGGCCGCGGTTCTACTGGCGGGACGTCCCGACCCGGTCCGAGTCGGGACCCGCCGACCGGTCGCGGGCGGAGACGCACGGTCCCGGCGAGGGCACCTGA
- a CDS encoding cupredoxin domain-containing protein, whose translation MKRRTFLATAAGLSTVSLAGCIGSSLSASQYDVGMETNAFRPEQYTVEVGDAVVWGNSGSRPHTVTAFQDGLPEGASYFASGGYDSQQAADDAWPNGGGIQPGETYEHVFEVAGTYNYYCIPHLRGGMVGSITVEE comes from the coding sequence ATGAAGCGGCGAACGTTCCTCGCGACGGCCGCCGGCCTCTCCACCGTCTCGCTCGCTGGATGTATCGGGAGTAGCCTCTCGGCGAGTCAGTACGACGTCGGGATGGAGACCAACGCCTTCCGGCCCGAACAGTACACCGTCGAGGTGGGCGACGCCGTCGTCTGGGGCAACAGCGGATCGCGCCCGCACACCGTAACTGCGTTCCAAGACGGCCTCCCCGAGGGTGCGTCGTACTTCGCCTCCGGCGGCTACGACTCCCAGCAGGCGGCGGACGACGCATGGCCCAACGGCGGCGGCATCCAGCCCGGCGAGACGTACGAACACGTCTTCGAGGTGGCCGGGACGTACAACTACTACTGCATCCCCCACCTGCGCGGCGGGATGGTCGGCAGCATCACCGTCGAGGAGTAG
- a CDS encoding 30S ribosomal protein S3ae has product MSERSVSRRKQEKRWYTVLAPEQFDRAELGETTANDPEQVYGRTIETTLGDLKDDAGENSTKLTFKINDVGSDSAYTEFVEHALTRDYLRSLVRRGSSKVESFVTVLTTDDYRVQVQPVAFTTKKADHSQERAIRKLMTEIVEEAAEERSFADLVDSVVEGRLSSAIYGEAKTIYPLRRVEIQKLSLEARPDEVAEEEETSVDVDEEDAEV; this is encoded by the coding sequence ATGAGTGAACGATCAGTCTCACGACGAAAACAGGAGAAACGCTGGTACACCGTGCTCGCGCCCGAGCAGTTCGACCGGGCCGAACTCGGTGAGACCACGGCCAACGACCCCGAACAGGTCTACGGCCGAACCATCGAAACGACGCTCGGCGACCTGAAGGACGACGCCGGCGAGAACAGCACGAAACTCACGTTCAAGATCAACGACGTGGGCTCGGACTCGGCGTACACGGAGTTCGTAGAGCACGCGCTGACCCGCGACTACCTCCGCAGCCTCGTGCGCCGCGGCTCCTCGAAGGTCGAGTCGTTCGTCACCGTCCTGACGACCGACGACTACCGCGTGCAGGTCCAGCCCGTCGCCTTCACGACGAAGAAGGCCGACCACAGCCAGGAGCGCGCCATCCGCAAGCTGATGACGGAGATCGTCGAGGAGGCCGCAGAGGAGCGGTCCTTCGCCGACCTCGTCGACAGCGTCGTCGAGGGCCGCCTCTCGTCGGCCATCTACGGCGAGGCGAAGACCATCTACCCGCTGCGCCGCGTCGAGATTCAGAAGCTCTCCCTCGAAGCGCGACCCGACGAGGTCGCCGAGGAGGAGGAGACCAGCGTCGACGTCGACGAGGAAGACGCCGAGGTCTGA
- a CDS encoding KEOPS complex subunit Pcc1, which translates to MTSGPESTPDAGTDPTPPAAGERRATVRTSFADPETARAVADALAPDNTAEMRVAVDGDTVTAAITRETTGGLRSTADDYVTNLQVAQQLTDTDTNHE; encoded by the coding sequence ATGACGTCCGGCCCGGAGTCGACCCCCGACGCAGGCACGGACCCGACGCCGCCCGCGGCGGGCGAGCGCCGGGCCACCGTCCGCACGTCGTTCGCGGACCCCGAGACGGCACGGGCCGTCGCCGACGCCCTCGCGCCGGACAACACCGCCGAGATGCGCGTCGCCGTCGACGGCGACACCGTCACGGCGGCTATCACGCGCGAGACGACCGGCGGCCTGCGCTCGACGGCCGACGACTACGTCACGAATTTGCAAGTAGCACAGCAGTTGACCGACACAGACACCAACCATGAGTGA
- a CDS encoding 30S ribosomal protein S15 has protein sequence MARMHTRRRGSSGSDRPAADEPPEWSDVDSGAVEERVVELAEQGHDPSQIGMKLRDEGVQGTPVPNVKLATGKKVTEILDEHDAGEDLPEDLRNLLARAVRLREHMEEHPGDSQNKRALQNTESKVRRLVDYYRGDVLAEDFKYSYAAAQRLLE, from the coding sequence ATGGCACGAATGCACACCCGCCGTCGAGGGTCGTCCGGTTCGGACCGCCCCGCGGCAGACGAACCACCGGAGTGGAGCGACGTAGACAGCGGCGCCGTCGAAGAGCGCGTCGTCGAACTGGCAGAGCAGGGCCACGACCCGAGCCAGATCGGCATGAAGTTGCGCGACGAGGGCGTTCAGGGCACGCCGGTCCCGAACGTGAAGCTCGCGACGGGCAAGAAGGTCACCGAGATTCTCGACGAGCACGACGCCGGCGAGGACCTCCCCGAGGACCTCCGCAACCTGCTGGCCCGGGCCGTCCGCCTCCGCGAACACATGGAGGAGCACCCCGGCGACAGTCAGAACAAGCGCGCGCTCCAGAACACGGAGTCGAAGGTCCGCCGGCTAGTGGACTACTACCGCGGCGACGTCCTCGCCGAGGACTTCAAGTACTCCTACGCCGCCGCACAGCGGCTCCTCGAATAA